A region from the Campylobacter subantarcticus LMG 24377 genome encodes:
- a CDS encoding sodium-dependent transporter — translation MQRQTWSNTLTYILTVAGATIGFGATWRFPYLVGENGGGAYVLVFCIAMIFIGIPVILVENVIGRRRMLNSVDAFGGKTNNGVKIARPWQGVGYMGLLGSFGIMAYYMVIGGWVLAYIFKIIIGDFNLSTPIDAQYTSEFYNTTIENNPLLIGVFTTIFVAINWIILKKGIIDGIEKSVKYLMPFLFICLLIVVARNLTLDGASEGVKFYLTPDLSKITPKLFIDVLGQVFFALSLGFGVMITLSSHLKKNENLIKTSIYTGILNTLIAVLAGFMIFPALFSVGLTPDSGPSLVFKTLPVAFSHIPFGGLICVFFFLLLIIAALTTSLPIYQVIISVLEEKFKLAKNTAINLTLGTIFILGNLPCILTYGPLRDITIIRGKNIFDSFDFISGNIFFVLTAFFCCIYVGWVLKKDAIYELSNQNTLKGKVFTLWYYYVKFIIPAIILIIFYFGIF, via the coding sequence ATGCAAAGACAAACTTGGAGCAACACGCTAACTTACATACTCACTGTCGCAGGAGCAACGATAGGTTTTGGAGCTACCTGGCGTTTTCCGTATTTAGTAGGTGAAAATGGTGGTGGTGCTTATGTTTTAGTCTTTTGTATCGCAATGATTTTTATAGGAATTCCCGTAATTTTAGTGGAAAATGTCATAGGAAGACGCAGAATGCTAAATTCAGTTGACGCTTTTGGTGGAAAAACCAATAACGGCGTCAAAATAGCACGCCCATGGCAAGGCGTTGGCTACATGGGGCTTTTGGGTAGTTTTGGAATTATGGCTTATTATATGGTTATAGGTGGTTGGGTCTTGGCTTATATTTTTAAGATCATCATAGGTGATTTCAATCTTTCAACACCAATTGATGCTCAATATACTAGCGAATTTTACAATACAACTATCGAAAACAACCCTTTATTAATAGGTGTTTTTACCACAATTTTTGTGGCGATTAATTGGATTATTTTAAAAAAAGGTATCATTGATGGCATAGAAAAATCCGTAAAATATCTTATGCCATTTTTATTTATCTGTCTTTTGATCGTTGTTGCACGCAATTTAACCCTTGATGGTGCAAGTGAAGGTGTGAAATTTTACCTTACCCCTGATCTTTCTAAGATCACTCCTAAGTTATTTATAGATGTTTTAGGACAAGTATTTTTTGCACTTTCTTTAGGTTTTGGTGTAATGATAACTTTATCATCTCATCTTAAGAAAAATGAAAATTTGATCAAAACTTCTATCTACACCGGGATCTTAAACACTCTTATAGCAGTGCTTGCTGGATTTATGATTTTCCCTGCTTTATTCAGCGTAGGTTTAACTCCTGATAGCGGTCCATCTTTGGTTTTTAAAACCCTGCCTGTAGCATTTTCGCATATACCTTTTGGTGGTTTAATTTGTGTATTTTTCTTTTTGCTTTTGATCATCGCTGCACTTACCACTAGTTTGCCAATTTACCAAGTAATCATTAGTGTTTTAGAGGAAAAATTTAAACTAGCTAAAAACACTGCGATTAATCTCACGCTTGGAACCATTTTTATATTAGGAAACTTACCTTGTATACTTACTTATGGTCCTTTAAGAGATATCACCATCATTAGGGGAAAGAATATCTTTGATAGTTTTGATTTTATTAGTGGGAATATATTCTTTGTTTTAACTGCATTTTTTTGTTGTATTTATGTAGGTTGGGTACTTAAAAAAGATGCTATTTATGAACTTTCCAACCAAAATACCTTAAAAGGAAAAGTCTTTACGCTTTGGTATTATTATGTAAAATTCATAATTCCAGCTATCATTTTAATCATATTTTATTTTGGAATTTTTTAA
- a CDS encoding ABC transporter permease, giving the protein MQWIKKNVFIGIIVLSWYIVSELQIWSEYILPTPQKVFLAFLSELIDGNLLENTYISLLRIIFGFFIACILAFMFGIIAGMKKQIFEYFENIIEFLRNIPPISLIAILILWFGIGEEPKIIIIILASFFPIFINTTKGIYMVDKKLLEVGYSLNFTKMQLFFKIILPSSLPYILSGMKIGLGYSFRAIIGAEMIAASSGLGHMILDAQELSKSDRVIAGIIVIGLLGCLIDWFFSYLIKKSSKTGYTYEA; this is encoded by the coding sequence ATGCAATGGATTAAAAAAAATGTATTTATTGGTATTATTGTATTATCTTGGTATATAGTTAGTGAGCTACAGATATGGAGTGAGTATATACTTCCTACTCCTCAAAAGGTCTTTTTAGCTTTTTTGTCTGAATTAATTGATGGAAATTTATTAGAAAATACTTATATTAGCTTATTAAGAATCATATTTGGCTTTTTCATAGCATGTATTTTGGCTTTTATGTTTGGAATCATTGCTGGAATGAAAAAACAAATTTTTGAATATTTTGAAAATATTATTGAATTTTTAAGAAATATTCCTCCAATTAGTCTAATTGCTATTTTAATCTTATGGTTTGGCATAGGAGAAGAACCAAAAATCATCATTATAATCTTAGCATCTTTTTTTCCTATATTTATCAACACAACAAAAGGTATTTATATGGTTGATAAAAAGCTTTTGGAAGTTGGATATTCTTTAAATTTTACAAAAATGCAATTGTTTTTTAAAATCATACTGCCAAGTTCTTTACCTTATATTTTATCTGGTATGAAAATTGGTCTTGGATATAGTTTTAGAGCTATTATAGGAGCTGAAATGATAGCAGCTTCTAGTGGTCTTGGTCATATGATATTAGATGCACAAGAATTGTCAAAATCAGATAGAGTTATAGCTGGTATTATAGTTATAGGTTTATTAGGATGTTTGATTGATTGGTTTTTTTCTTATTTGATAAAAAAATCCTCTAAAACAGGATATACCTATGAAGCTTGA
- a CDS encoding ABC transporter ATP-binding protein, producing the protein MKLEAQNISKFFTINNKQINILSNINFKTIDNGITIILGKSGCGKTTFLKILSGLEKPSQGQILCNAKLSIVFQEPRLMPWLDVFSNISFGIKKSTIDKEKIYKLTNLVGLDGFEKAYPSQLSLGMMQRVSIARALANDADIILMDEPFASLDYFTREKLQKSLINIVKQTNKSIIFVTHCIDEALILGKKIVIFKNGQIEKDYFLDKDYERDLLSFDFIELKKDILNTIKETK; encoded by the coding sequence ATGAAGCTTGAAGCTCAAAATATATCTAAATTTTTTACAATCAATAATAAACAAATAAATATACTCTCTAATATTAATTTTAAAACCATAGATAATGGAATAACTATCATTTTAGGCAAAAGTGGTTGCGGGAAAACAACATTTTTAAAAATCTTATCTGGCTTAGAAAAACCATCACAAGGACAAATTCTTTGCAATGCAAAACTATCTATAGTATTTCAAGAACCAAGATTAATGCCATGGCTTGATGTTTTTTCAAATATAAGTTTTGGTATAAAAAAAAGCACAATAGATAAGGAAAAAATTTATAAACTGACTAATCTAGTAGGGCTAGATGGATTTGAAAAAGCTTATCCTTCACAACTATCCTTGGGTATGATGCAAAGAGTTTCTATAGCTAGGGCTTTAGCTAATGATGCAGATATTATTTTAATGGATGAACCATTTGCTTCTTTGGATTATTTTACTAGAGAAAAATTACAAAAAAGTCTTATAAATATAGTAAAACAAACTAATAAATCCATTATATTTGTTACTCATTGTATTGATGAAGCCTTAATTTTAGGTAAAAAAATCGTAATTTTTAAAAATGGTCAGATTGAAAAAGATTATTTTTTAGATAAAGATTATGAAAGAGACTTATTATCTTTTGATTTTATTGAATTAAAAAAAGATATATTAAATACTATTAAGGAGACTAAATGA
- a CDS encoding nitrate/sulfonate/bicarbonate ABC transporter, periplasmic substrate-binding protein has translation MKIFSKNTFKILTIVIFSLLLLNACENSSSKENVDKNFTAKQITITYVKAPLNTPSIIEKEKAIFQKHFDKYNIKLSYSQLTTGPEQTQALASKDIQFLYAVGSTSVILAKANGLDIKIVNKYSKSSKTFTILSQKGTQFKTADDIKGKKIAGPKGTILHELLLAYLNSLGLKENDVEFISMGIPQAQAALAGKSVDMALLAGPSAYSLIQDGYNVVTTADGLIEPLIVVATTKEFYDENKILVDEFINAQKEILDYIDKNYEESMNIVAEETNLDINAVKQMYPLYDFNISINNDDIRSLEKTKQFMLDNKMIDTDIKIEDLFIKY, from the coding sequence ATGAAAATTTTTTCAAAAAATACCTTCAAAATTTTAACTATAGTGATATTTTCACTATTGTTGTTAAACGCTTGTGAAAATTCATCTTCTAAAGAAAATGTGGATAAAAATTTCACAGCAAAACAAATAACCATAACCTATGTCAAAGCACCATTAAATACGCCTTCTATCATAGAAAAAGAAAAAGCTATCTTTCAAAAACATTTTGATAAATATAACATTAAACTTTCTTACTCTCAACTAACAACAGGCCCAGAGCAAACCCAAGCTTTAGCTTCAAAAGATATACAATTTTTATACGCTGTGGGATCTACTTCTGTAATCTTAGCAAAGGCTAATGGACTTGATATTAAAATAGTTAATAAATATAGTAAATCCTCAAAAACTTTTACTATTTTATCCCAAAAAGGAACCCAATTTAAAACAGCTGATGATATCAAAGGAAAAAAGATAGCAGGTCCGAAAGGAACCATACTTCATGAGCTTTTGCTAGCTTATCTTAATAGCTTGGGATTAAAAGAAAATGATGTAGAATTTATATCTATGGGAATACCACAAGCTCAAGCTGCATTAGCTGGAAAATCTGTAGATATGGCTTTATTAGCAGGTCCTAGTGCTTATAGTTTGATACAAGATGGGTATAATGTAGTTACTACAGCTGATGGATTGATCGAGCCTTTGATTGTAGTTGCTACAACTAAAGAATTTTATGATGAAAATAAAATACTTGTTGATGAATTTATTAATGCTCAAAAAGAAATCTTAGATTATATAGATAAAAATTATGAAGAAAGTATGAATATCGTTGCTGAAGAAACAAATTTAGACATCAATGCAGTTAAGCAAATGTATCCTTTATATGATTTTAATATCAGTATAAACAATGATGATATAAGGTCTTTAGAAAAAACAAAACAATTTATGCTAGATAATAAAATGATAGATACAGATATTAAAATAGAAGATTTATTTATAAAATATTAA
- a CDS encoding 1-aminocyclopropane-1-carboxylate deaminase yields the protein MIASRIDVVKYKDFEFLLKRDDLLGYINGNKARKLAFFDKNKHLFKKGQRFISFGSSQSNALVALAKFCHENDFLLIFVCEKISTFLKEKPHGNLEFALKHNVILVENESYPTRRLQALALKKDDDIFIEEGVAIKEAEFGYKQLALELNEQLSENVSIFLPSGTGTSAAFLAKHSQFKVFTCACVGDSAYLKEQILTLEPNHDFGNLTILNPPKKYHFAKPYLELYELYYDLKKECEVEFDLLYDMVGFKTLLAHKEQLGGKVLYIHQGGLDGNVSMIKRYKYKFN from the coding sequence TTGATAGCAAGTAGAATTGATGTTGTAAAATACAAAGATTTTGAATTTTTACTCAAAAGAGATGATTTACTAGGTTATATCAATGGAAATAAGGCTAGAAAACTAGCCTTTTTTGATAAAAACAAACATTTATTCAAAAAAGGACAAAGATTTATTTCTTTTGGTTCTTCTCAAAGTAATGCTTTGGTTGCTTTGGCTAAATTTTGCCATGAGAATGATTTTTTGCTTATTTTTGTTTGTGAAAAAATCAGCACTTTTTTAAAAGAAAAGCCCCATGGTAATTTAGAGTTTGCTTTAAAACATAATGTTATCTTAGTGGAAAATGAAAGCTATCCCACAAGAAGATTACAAGCTTTGGCTTTAAAAAAAGATGATGATATTTTCATAGAAGAGGGTGTGGCTATAAAAGAGGCTGAGTTTGGCTATAAACAACTTGCTTTAGAACTTAATGAGCAACTAAGCGAAAATGTAAGTATTTTTTTACCCTCAGGTACAGGAACTTCTGCGGCTTTTTTGGCTAAGCATAGTCAATTTAAGGTTTTTACATGTGCTTGTGTAGGCGATAGTGCGTATTTAAAAGAACAAATTTTAACTTTGGAGCCAAACCATGATTTTGGTAATTTAACTATATTAAATCCACCTAAAAAATATCATTTTGCTAAACCTTATTTGGAATTATATGAGCTTTATTATGATTTAAAAAAAGAATGTGAAGTAGAGTTTGATTTGCTTTATGATATGGTGGGCTTTAAAACTTTATTAGCTCATAAAGAACAGCTTGGTGGAAAAGTCTTATATATCCATCAAGGTGGACTTGATGGAAATGTGAGCATGATTAAAAGATATAAGTATAAATTTAATTAA
- a CDS encoding OmpA family protein, producing MIKNNSNNEENNFWIAYADLMAGLLFIFILLIGAIVVKYVLTQSDLQIIKENLQKQEERLRENKEELNQKEDILKNLSQKLNNTSSTLDDVNKQKQALEANITKLNQDLNSSLDEKDQQIFALLERLNKKDEEIKELERNFDEAKSKIKELGLIKENTIKNLQAKFDTNITLDSNSGAIVLPSEVLFDTNSFTLKAQAKENLKVILTQYFDNILKDENILNSIENIVIEGHTDSAGSYIYNLDLSQKRAYAVMSFIHSFYKDSRLQKLLMASGRSYSDVIMKDGKEDKEASRRIEIKFNINTNNALEKVEKYLDSK from the coding sequence ATGATAAAAAATAATTCTAACAATGAAGAAAATAATTTTTGGATAGCTTATGCAGATTTAATGGCAGGCTTGCTTTTTATATTTATTTTGCTTATTGGCGCTATAGTAGTTAAGTATGTTTTAACTCAAAGTGATTTGCAAATCATAAAAGAAAATCTACAAAAACAAGAAGAACGCTTAAGAGAAAATAAAGAAGAATTAAATCAAAAAGAAGATATTTTAAAAAATCTTAGCCAAAAATTAAATAATACCTCAAGTACGCTTGATGATGTTAATAAGCAAAAACAGGCTTTAGAAGCTAATATTACTAAACTTAATCAAGATTTAAATTCAAGTTTAGATGAAAAAGATCAACAAATTTTTGCTTTACTTGAGAGATTAAACAAAAAAGATGAAGAAATCAAAGAACTAGAGCGTAATTTTGATGAGGCAAAAAGTAAAATCAAAGAACTAGGCTTGATTAAAGAAAATACCATTAAAAATCTTCAAGCAAAATTTGATACAAATATCACTTTGGATTCTAATTCAGGTGCGATAGTTTTGCCTTCTGAAGTACTTTTTGATACCAATTCTTTTACCTTAAAAGCACAAGCAAAAGAAAATTTAAAGGTAATCTTAACACAGTATTTTGATAATATCTTAAAAGATGAAAATATCTTAAATAGTATAGAAAATATAGTCATAGAAGGGCATACGGATAGTGCTGGTTCTTATATATATAATCTTGATTTATCACAAAAAAGAGCTTATGCTGTGATGAGTTTTATACACTCATTTTATAAAGATTCAAGATTGCAAAAACTTTTAATGGCAAGTGGTAGATCTTATTCTGATGTGATTATGAAAGATGGTAAAGAAGATAAAGAAGCAAGTCGTAGGATAGAGATTAAGTTTAATATCAATACAAATAATGCATTAGAAAAGGTTGAAAAATACCTTGATAGCAAGTAG
- a CDS encoding MotA/TolQ/ExbB proton channel family protein has product MEVKTTDDFSDLVLPEGKGSTGIVAYLKIIFIPTMLYILVFLGYFGKIDFKVELHSVIMIGIIFLVALIFARHSADYASSIFEQQKDEFKLILKRYIMKHFLVIGKETKSNASFDDFAYAYVKDLRNENFASVGAAIFPMLGILGTFISIAMSMPNFNSSDTAGLEQEISVLLNGVGTAFYVSIYGIFLALWWIFFEKYGSSKFQKLLNRQKNATSDFFWSKEEIDRKYLQESLQHFEKIGRIFEHVSNEEFFKELDNTIDRKFKVFQELVNAEEKAVRLSSEHVKQTMIDLSKTQREQKDIVKTYSEIANAVNMLNSNIKDLTLRISEQYNRLLDVSSDKIVHLDKSVSALDEKVNNFSNNIEKYQNLMLDNQTKLFEGFKASIIEGMHTFKEVYEDEKNIDEKISLMQEFKEESKELDEQTTQVITKLENQKEDEKIDDKK; this is encoded by the coding sequence ATGGAAGTTAAAACAACTGATGACTTTTCTGATCTTGTATTGCCCGAAGGAAAAGGTAGTACAGGGATTGTTGCGTATTTAAAGATTATATTTATCCCTACTATGTTGTATATTTTGGTTTTTTTGGGGTATTTTGGTAAGATTGATTTTAAAGTAGAATTACACAGTGTTATAATGATAGGGATTATCTTTTTAGTGGCCTTGATCTTTGCTAGACATAGTGCTGATTATGCTTCAAGTATTTTTGAGCAACAAAAAGATGAGTTTAAGCTTATATTAAAACGCTACATTATGAAGCATTTTTTAGTTATAGGTAAAGAGACAAAATCTAACGCGAGTTTTGATGATTTTGCTTATGCTTATGTGAAAGATTTGAGAAATGAAAATTTTGCTTCTGTGGGCGCAGCTATTTTTCCTATGCTCGGTATTTTAGGAACTTTTATAAGTATAGCTATGTCTATGCCAAATTTTAATTCAAGTGACACAGCAGGCTTAGAGCAAGAAATTTCAGTTTTGTTAAATGGAGTAGGAACAGCCTTTTATGTTTCAATCTATGGAATTTTTTTAGCACTTTGGTGGATATTTTTCGAAAAATATGGCAGTAGTAAATTTCAAAAACTCTTAAATCGTCAAAAAAATGCAACAAGTGATTTTTTCTGGTCTAAAGAAGAAATTGATAGAAAATATCTTCAAGAAAGTTTGCAACATTTTGAAAAAATAGGCAGGATTTTTGAACATGTAAGTAATGAGGAATTTTTTAAAGAACTAGATAATACAATAGATAGAAAATTCAAAGTTTTTCAAGAGCTTGTAAATGCTGAAGAAAAAGCTGTGAGATTAAGCAGTGAGCATGTAAAACAAACTATGATTGATTTATCTAAAACCCAAAGAGAGCAAAAAGATATAGTTAAAACTTATAGTGAGATTGCAAATGCGGTGAATATGTTAAATTCAAACATAAAAGATCTAACTTTAAGAATTTCAGAGCAATATAACAGACTCTTAGATGTGAGTTCGGATAAAATTGTTCATCTAGATAAAAGCGTGAGTGCTTTAGATGAAAAGGTAAATAATTTTTCAAATAATATAGAAAAATATCAAAATCTTATGCTTGATAATCAAACCAAGCTTTTTGAAGGTTTTAAAGCAAGTATTATAGAAGGAATGCATACTTTTAAAGAAGTCTATGAAGATGAGAAAAATATCGATGAAAAAATTTCACTAATGCAAGAATTTAAAGAAGAAAGCAAAGAATTAGATGAGCAAACCACGCAAGTGATTACAAAGCTTGAAAATCAAAAAGAAGATGAAAAAATAGATGATAAAAAATAA